The nucleotide window GTGAAATAACCTTTCCAAAATCTCACAGAGCCCGTCGTTTGCGTTTCGCCTCGGTGACGTCGTCTCTGCGCCTTGATCTTCCAGCTTCACCCTCGCGGTCGGTCAATTGTTCGGATCGATTTCGCTTGTGTCCTGCGACTTGATACGTTTCTGCGCCGAACAGGCTGCAAATAGCCGTGTATTCGATGCGCGTTCGTGTACGATAGAGACTTCGAGGGTTCGCTGTAGAATGGCAGCCTGCTCTTGAGATAAGAAAGAAAGCAGTCCGTTGGATGATGGGTGGTATGCTTGCTGATTCAATTCTCTGGAAACTGGGTGTCCAAGGCGAGGTACCTGATGTGGCGCACGGGCGGGGCTGGTGAGGTCGCCCAGCCATGGAACGATTTGGTTGGCTCGGGAGCTGGAGCCTGCCTCATTCCGCTCCCTACCAAAATTCCgaggtggatggatgggtggtCAACGATGGACCACTTCCGCTTGGGCCCTTTGCTGTGGAGAGACCAGGCTTGATGAAGTGACAAAACGGCTGCCAAGTGGTGATGACACCTATAGGGGAAGTGCTACATGTAAACGCGTCGCTTCAATGCGAGGGATTGAGCTGCTAAGAGTGGTTTGTGCGCGGGGAGGCGCATCAACTCTACGTGCCCGCAATTGCATGCTGCATGGTGTGTTGGTCTTTGGCAGGGCGGTCTGGTTATTCACCAACACCCGCGATAAAGAAACTCAGTCCATGTGCGAGACGTTTGCTTTAGCATAATACCCAGCGTCGCGCTGCCTGCTACCCATATATCTAACACACAAACTAACAGTCATGACCAGAACATATATTCTATTAAAAGCGTATCATCCCCTGGCAGACTTGGCTCGCCGGTCTCAGTTGACCAGCGTGGCCTTCCTGCCGCTGTGAATCAACATCATAAAGCCCCATACAACACCCGCGTGCGCCAGCTCATAACACATCCCCGTTCAAACATCGTTAGCCTTAGGTGACGCGATGGATAGCCCCCCCTTGCCTCATAACGATCGCACTTCTTGAGGACAACGACTTGCGGCTCcggtcgcgggcggcgtgggCGCGCGTACTCCCTTTCTCCAGGAGCAACGGGCGGTTCGAGCTGCACCCCCAGCATACTTGAAAAACAGTGACAACGACCGGCACATTATGCGGacgcctgctgctgctgctgctggtacTGGTAGGCGACGTAGGCGAGGACACCGCCGATAAGGAGAACGGCATAGAGGCCGATGCCAAAGCCGGCGCTCTCGGTGCTGCTGGCTGAGCTGGCGACGGGGGTCTGCTTCTTAGGGGCAGGGTCTCCGGGCTAGAACGAGAGGAAACACGGGAAAGTTAGCAAGTCTCATTCTGTAATAGATAAatcatggcggcgacggcgcgcacGCACGCGAGTGGGTAGGGAGGAGGGATGTTGGTGGGAACTCACCTGGCGCTTCAGGTCGCCGATGAGCAGCTGCTCCAGGGTCTCGCGGGCCTCGTCGCTGTGGCCGACATCCTCGAATGCCTCGGTGGCATCCTgaccgccgacgtcgagaagaaCCTCCTCACCACCGCTGTGCGAAGAAGACAATGGTCAGCCCAGGTCACGATGTGGAGGATAGGAGCTTTGGGGAAACTCCGAGCATGGCATGGCGCGGCGCGACGTGGAGAGGGCGAGACGTACGggtgctcgtcgacgaactTGGTGCAGTCATAGATCTTGTCGTGGATCACCATGAAGAGGTCCTTCTTGGTGTTGTGCTCGGCAACATCCTGGTAGGTAAGTTCGACGCCCATTGTGACAGAGTTCGGTGACGACTGAGGGTTTTCGGTGATTAAACGTGGCTCTTTTTCGGCGTATTGGTTTGTTGGGGGTTTGCGGGCTGGGCTCGGATTCGGGACTGAATTCGAGTTAGGGTTTGCGCGATGAACAAGTTGCGAAGACTTTCCAAATGGAGGGCAGACTGTGGTGGGCGGAAAggaccttttttttcttctcgtGCTGGAGTAGTGGCTGTAAAGGGGAGTTGGTGCAAAAAGGATTCGGACGTGGAGGAGGTCTCCCGGATGTTGTTGAGCCCGTTTGTACACGCACTTTATCGCGGGTCCCAGAAAAATTGGGGGAAGGCCGCACTGCACTGGACGGCTGACAGCTGATGAAAGCTTCCGCGCCAGGTGCTAATGTGGACTGTGGATACAATGGGCGCAGCTTGGGGGGAAAGATACCGGTGGTCCGCTCAGGGGGGGGATGTTCGAGCCAATGGGAGAAACCCAAATTAGTGTGCCGCTGTCGTGATTCGCTAGATAGGCGGGCTGGGCTCTTtaaggagaaaagagggtGCGATTTTAGGGGCCAATTTGAAGGTCAGACAGGACTCGGTGAATAAGGAACCTACCGACCTACCTAGGTTGGGAGGACCCTCACCCTATgtgcctaggtaccttactTATCCCGACATTGGAGAGCCACTGACAGATGGCCGTGGAACTGGATCGGAATGCTGAGTGGTGCCGGCGACCCTTTCGGCATCGCATTCGGATACTGGCACCCCAGAGCACTGGCACTGGCACTGTCGCTATCACAATATTATTTCTGGGCACGGTACAACCTCAAATGCCTAGGCAAACCAGCCCAAACAGCCacgtctcctcctctcccccgcCCGTTGAGACTCGAAGACACGGTCTCGAGTCAGGGCCTCTCTCGTTCCATAACCGCTGGCCGGTGACATTAAACTCCCGTTACCACCCAAAGCTCTCCGCGACGAACAGAATGACAGGCTAGTCGTTTCGAAACGGGGCATGCCCCCCTCGCTCCTCGACCGCCGGGCTTCTGTCGGTGTCCGGGACTGGAAACTCGTGGCcgaggtgggggaggggaggcaTTGTCACTCTATCTATACCTAGTAAGCAAACGAATCTGCAGCTCTCGTTTATAATAACCCTTCTTCTCTCGTGCCAGCTTCAAGACTCGCATACATGGGGCAGCACACTATCCCCGCCCTGCCGAGTCTCTTGCAAACCTGCAGCTTGGTCCCCAGTATTTCGTGTTCGTATCCCAAACGACCGCCAATCCCCAGGCACTCCATGGGCTCGACGACAACCCGACTGCAACATCGATGGGCCTGCTTCCCACTGCCGCTGGCCTGTTTGTGTGTGGCGGGGGGAACCTGGTGCAGGCTTGCAGCCGCAACGGAATGTCGTCGTGCTCCAATTCCGCCGGGATGAGAGTCAGTACAGACTACCTACCCACCTCCATAGTTATGCCGCCATCCCGTCCATGTCCTGCCGTCAGATGTTGTTCGGTTTTGCCAGTCCGCGGGGTCCTCGCGGATTTTAGTACGCAATAATACACTTTGACCCCCTTACCCCCCTTTGCCCGCATCCTCGTGGGCTGCGGCGCCGTTGCGAAGTCCGGATTCAGCGGACCACACGGGGAGTTGTAAACTTTCAACGGACAGTTGTGTATGGGCACTTGTCGTTCGGCGAATGTGATCCTTTATCCTGCCTACCCGATACCAAAGCACACAAGACAACCCGATATTTGCACCAGCTGGCAACCTCGTCCCGCATcccgccgcccgtcgtcgtcaatcTCGGGATGATGTTCAGTGCGGTCTTGGGGATTGGGATTTCAGTCCCACACCAGATAAAAGGCGGGGAACGCGCGGGGTACAGAGGTCCAACTGTTCATAACAACTTGTCCATCTACTCCATCTACGTATAGCAAGTTGTCAAAGCTTCTGGTGCCGCGTTACACTGCCTGATTGGGTAATTttggccggcctgccccaTTGCCGTATTTCCTCCGGCAGACGCATCAAGGAAACGCATGTGCTCCTTTCAtgaggccgaagccgccaTACGACGCCTCGCTTTCCATCGGGACTGTCACCAACACGGGTCTTGTCATGTGTGCTGTAGAGAAATGTTCAACCACTCCAAGCGTGCAGGCTCATGCAACCAAAAGCACACTGCACTAGCTATGGCCATCTCCAGAGAAGTTCAGCGCCTTCCTCTCACGTTTTCAGCTCATCGTCTCGCGCCGCCACCGATATCCTGGCCCAGCCTGTACGACGTAATCTTGTCCCACTCAATCTTCTGTCTCGTCACGGGCAGCTGCCGTCTCAAGCCCTTGAACGCGCCCTCGCTCAGGTTCGTGAACCCCCTGTTGAGCTCCTCCTGGTACTTCTTCTCCGACGTCGAGATCTCCTTGACAATGCCGGCTCCCGTGCCAGACGAGACCGACGCCTGCGAGGGCCGGTTGGTGAGCAGCCGAACGTTGCCATCCTCGTAGTAGTGCacgtcgaccttgacggAACCCTCGAGGCTCGACGAGGCAGGGTCGAAGATGTAGAGGGATCGCCAGCGACCGTTCCTGGACACTGTCAGTTTACCGAAAGAGAGCGAGACCCGCGTGGACATACCAGAAGTTGTTGGGAGAGTATTTGTTCGAAACAATGACGACTGCGACCTGGGTGTCGTTCGCCGTAGGGTAGACGCCGTACGCGGCGTTCGGGAAGTGCTCCTGGACGTAGGGACCAAGACTCTTCAAGGTCGACTTGCTGCAAAGCTTTTAGCCCCCATCATGACTCCATTCGCCCCCACTGAACCTACATCAACTCCGCGTTTGCGCTCTCCAGCACGTAGCTCTGCACGTTGCTGGCCTTCTGTGTAGTGTGGTCGaaggagaagctcgtcgagctctcCACGTCAAAGTACTGGCCATCCCCGAGCGAGCTGTGGGAGCTGATGATGACCTGAAACAACTCTTTAGCGTCCGATACCTCCTGGCGACCGAGTTGAACTGACCTGCTGGCTTCCACCCGGCAGCTTCACCGTGACGAACTGCTCCTCGTTGTACTTCTCAAACGCCGGCTCGAGGCTGGAGACAATATCGGGATCCGAAACGGTGAGCGACTTGATGTCTTTGTCAGATTAGTATCAATCGACACGGATTCTCGAGGATGGGTCGTGGATGATCGGCCATGGTTATACCTGCAATGACATCTGCGAGCTTCAATCAGGTCAGCTTCAGGGGCGTTGCATGTAGGGACGAGTAGACCGACCTCGCCTGGGGGGGCTCCCTCCacgaaggaggagacggtcTCGACTTGGGACATTGTGAAAAAGCTTGCACGCGCGAAGTTGCAGTCGATCGAGCAGCAGTTCGGCGTTGAACGGCGGTAATGCGGATGCGGATGCGGATGCGATGCGGCTGCGATGTCaagctgttgctgctgccgacGTTGAAACGTAATGCGGGGCAGTTGGAGGCGGAACAGGGGAGGGACGATTGGCTGGGAATGGGGCTAAATTGTTAACACTTGACCTCCGCTTCAAGCCGAGTGGAGCGGGGCCATTGGGTACTGTCTCATCACGAAAGCTCCAGGTATAATAATCAGGACTCAAAATCATCCAGCTGGCTTCTACATTTTGCACGTCTACTGACCACAGGCATCCGAAGATACTGATGGTCCGCCTGGTCGTCATGGGTATGTACTAAATACTGGCATATTTCCTTCAACCTTTTTGAATACTCCTTATCCACCGGCAACAACTCCAATCTCAGTAGTCCAACACTTTCTTGATGTTGTCGTAAACCCCTTATGCAAGTTAGCGCCACGCATTGCTACTGGCGAGATGGGATCATCAAACTTACTTGCAACGTCCGGAATGTTGAACTTCTCGTACAGCAATGGCGAGTGAATGCTCCATCCCGCAACTCTTGCGACCGGTGCTTCCAGTCTCAAGAATGTGTCAGGGTCTTCCTGAATAGTGGCGGCAACCTCGGCTCCGATACCAGCGTTCACCATCGCTTCGTGCACCACAATACAGTGGCCGGTCTTCCGCACGCTCTTGAACACCGTCTCCTTGTCCCAGGGGTACAGCGTCCTCAGGTCAATGAGCTCGACGGAGATGCCCAGATCTTCTTCAGCCCGCTGGATGGCCGACATGCAGGTGTACAGAGGCTGTCCGTACGAGATAATCGTGACATCCTTGCCCTCTTTAAGAACCTCCGCCTTGGACAAAGGCAGCGTGTATGCTCCCGCGGGAACCTGTTCAACGGCCGCTCTATACAAGATCTTGGGCTCCATAAATATGCATGGGTCGTTGCTGCGGATAGCTGACAGTAGGAGACCCTTGGCCTGGAGAGGAGACCTGGGCATGATCACTCGCAACCCGGGGATGTGAGTGAACAGACTCTCGGGCGATTGGGAGTGGTACATCGCGCCGtgaccgacgccgccgcagggCATCCGAACGGTCAATCCGCCCACGCTGCGTCCGCATGCTCCGTCCCTGTACCGGTACTTGGCAGCTTCGTTGACAAGTTGGTCGAAGGCCGGATAGACGTAGTCGGCGAACTGGATCTCCGCGACGGGTCGCatcccctccgccgccaccccaATGGCAAATCCCATGATGCCCTGTTCTGTGAGAGGCGTGTTGAAAATGCGATCGGCACCGTATGTCTCGGCCAGCTTCATCGTGCACCTGAAGACTCCGCCGAAGGCTACATCTTCGCCAAACACCATGACTGAATCGTCCTCGGCCAACGCGATCGAGAGGGCGTCATTAATGGCCTGGAACAGgttcatcttcttcgtcgtgCCATTGCGCACGTCGTCCGGAAGCTCTGTTGTGCCAAGGGCCGTCTGAGAAGAATGTGCGAGTAATGAGGTCGTCGCGTAGTCGACGGGGA belongs to Colletotrichum higginsianum IMI 349063 chromosome 5, whole genome shotgun sequence and includes:
- a CDS encoding Cytochrome b5, giving the protein MGVELTYQDVAEHNTKKDLFMVIHDKIYDCTKFVDEHPGGEEVLLDVGGQDATEAFEDVGHSDEARETLEQLLIGDLKRQPGDPAPKKQTPVASSASSTESAGFGIGLYAVLLIGGVLAYVAYQYQQQQQQASA
- a CDS encoding F-actin-capping protein subunit alpha; the protein is MSQVETVSSFVEGAPPGELADVIADIKSLTVSDPDIVSSLEPAFEKYNEEQFVTVKLPGGSQQVIISSHSSLGDGQYFDVESSTSFSFDHTTQKASNVQSYVLESANAELIKSTLKSLGPYVQEHFPNAAYGVYPTANDTQVAVVIVSNKYSPNNFWNGRWRSLYIFDPASSSLEGSVKVDVHYYEDGNVRLLTNRPSQASVSSGTGAGIVKEISTSEKKYQEELNRGFTNLSEGAFKGLRRQLPVTRQKIEWDKITSYRLGQDIGGGARR
- a CDS encoding Transketolase, yielding MRSSISLRPLRRALAPSASVHLPLAVSRLYSTHPPNAKLNIPVDYATTSLLAHSSQTALGTTELPDDVRNGTTKKMNLFQAINDALSIALAEDDSVMVFGEDVAFGGVFRCTMKLAETYGADRIFNTPLTEQGIMGFAIGVAAEGMRPVAEIQFADYVYPAFDQLVNEAAKYRYRDGACGRSVGGLTVRMPCGGVGHGAMYHSQSPESLFTHIPGLRVIMPRSPLQAKGLLLSAIRSNDPCIFMEPKILYRAAVEQVPAGAYTLPLSKAEVLKEGKDVTIISYGQPLYTCMSAIQRAEEDLGISVELIDLRTLYPWDKETVFKSVRKTGHCIVVHEAMVNAGIGAEVAATIQEDPDTFLRLEAPVARVAGWSIHSPLLYEKFNIPDVARVYDNIKKVLDY